The following DNA comes from Excalfactoria chinensis isolate bCotChi1 chromosome 5, bCotChi1.hap2, whole genome shotgun sequence.
TGATTCTGATTCCAGTCTGTACCCACAGTGGACAAACTCTGTGCTAACACAAGCACAAAGCACCAATCCAGCCTTGCTCCCATACTTGCTATTTGGTCTATTATATCCTCCAGTGCTAATTTTTCTCAGTACAATGACATCACAAAGTCAGCAGCATCCAATACAGGTAGGGAGGTTATTATTTTGCGGAGCACATGAACAGATGGATCCTTATCTTCTGTAAAGAGATGGTGGTTTAGGTCAGACTCCTgccaaaataattcattttgcctatttcttttctcaggaagttcagaaataaaattattcatgAGGTCTGTGACATGACACATCAGCCTGTTCTTGGCTAACATCACATCTCTCCCAGAGAGCAGACACACCTGAACTTGATCCTTCTTAAAAGATGCTTGTCTAAAGCACAAGAGCAAGAGTTCCTGTGTTTCTCACGGATCCCCCAAGAAAGTTAGTAGCTGAGGCTAGGCTGGAGAAGTTAATTTGGCAGGCCGGAAATTAAGCAGTGATGTAGTACTGCAGATGATTGGTTCATGGTTCAGTCCAGACAAGCTTTAAGGGTCCTTCAGCAAATAAGCAAGAAAGAGTGAATTTGTTGTTTAGCAACAGCCCCCCCCAGCAAAAAACTCAGAACTCCAATTTAACTAAAGGGTAGTTTATTTCCCATTAAGACTGCCCCGAGGACAAAACTAAACACTGGAAACCCCACAGAAGGGCACATACAATAAGTGTGGTGAAGTACAATGTGAACAGCCCCAGGGGTTCAAATAAGGTAGGAGCATTAgctgaacagaggaaaaaatccAACCAAATTAAAACTTTGCTGAAGATGCTGCCCTTTCTTTTTCAActacactggaaaaaaaggtcAAATCCAACAAAATCCTTGCATCTCTAACAATACATTCAGGCCTGACTAAAGAGTTTAACAAGATGGCAACAGGATGACTATAATACAAAACTTGCACTACTACACTCTGTACACACCTGTTGTCCAAACCCTCCCCCAAACCCATGTAAGGATGGTGCCCCCAttatttgcttgcttgctgAGCCTGCCTGCGGAGGAGGACGTAGATCTTCTCCTTTATCCAGTCTTTGTTGTATGGTTGGTATGTCTGAGTATCAGCACGGtaactagaaaaagaaagaatcaataTAACATTGGTCTATCCCACAGAACATTTAGTTGTTGAAGTGTCTTCAAGTGTGTGAGGCAGAAAGTTGCGTACAGAGCACATGTAATATCAGAAGTGAATGATAATTGCCTGTTATCAAAGAGATTTATCCTGCTCCCTCAGAAGTTACCCCATAGATCAGTAAAAACCTGAAACAGAACTAAATACTCCAAAGACTATTAAGAGACTgcatttttgcatttaaattcagGAATATAATTAATTACTCATGggataaagcaaacaaagcaatttaaTATTCTGGAGCTTAGGATTAAAAACTAATAGTTGCACCATGAAACACTATTTGTCTTAATGAGCCAAACATTCAGCTTAACTTCAAGCAAGCGCTCACATAATTTTTCAAgtgttccttttctgtttggatttaaaacaaacaattaatAAAAAGACAACTTTTCAAGAGTAAAGGAAGGCTAACAGGCAGATGGTGAATGATTCCTgtcagctggcagcagggatgagCTTGCCTCTAACAAACAATGACACTTCATAAGAAAACTAAAACCAAGAACCCACAGGTTAATTTTCTTTGCTACTTGGGGCAGGTGATAAAAGTAGACTACTGGCAAGATTTCTCACCAGTACCAAAGAACTTGGGTGAACTAAAGAAGAATTGGAATGAAAAATGAGAGCACCATGAAGATTCACGCTCTTCTTTCCCCTTAGTACTCGAGGCTGAAGGTTTTTTGACGAAGATAGCATTTTCAGTGAATATTACAGGCATTACTGAAGGCCCAGCCAGCCTCTAAACATTGGTGCAGGTATTTCTCACCAGGTAAGAACGCTATGATGGTCGTCAAACAGCAGCTAAGTATAAATCCAAAATATGTCACAGTTTTCACTTAAGAAAAACAGCCCTAAGCACGCTGTTTTTAAGAAAGCCTTTTTTAAAACCTGGCATGACAGATTCAAGACTATAGAAGGAGTTTTTGTGTATACCAATTTACCTGCAATCTTACTGCAGTGTAAGAAAAGTTAGTTTCAGGAAatattgctgttttttatttatttctttgtcttcctttttcccaGTCCATTCATAATGCTATATTGCAAGGCCAGATAGAAAGCACTTTACAGACCTCCATGAGCATAAGCCAAGTCTGGTACGTTATGTGCTATGTATGCCACCTGGTGGAAAACTTAAGAATTTTAAGTTTAAGTTTAAGAATTTGGTGTGTCGCTGTGCTTGTGATCCTAATGAAGAAAGAAGTCTGTAGTAGAAAATATTTGCTACTTCTTAGAACAAGTAGCTAACTTCAGTTTGTTAAATATACTAAAACAAAGCATGCCTTTCAAACTGCATCAGCCCAGTAGTGTAACACCAGAAGATCTAACATAGCAGAACAAGGTGACTGCAGAAATTGTaatagtttttcatttattcaaatgaaaactTTGGTAAACAGCATCTGTTCTAAGTCTCTATAAGCATCAGATGCACCGTGTGTACATCTagatgcaaaggaaaagaatacaGTGCTCGTctttaagaagtattttctttttttaagctggAATTAATTGGCAAACACTACAaactgtgcagctgcagaacaTTTGCACTCGGATTTACAACAACAGTACAGCTGCAGGAATGTCCACACCAGGTACGTAAaggcttaaaaagaaatcccagaATTTGAACTTAGCAAGTAAAATATCAATATGTGCATATATGGATCTTTTGGTTGAGTGTGAGACCTGTATCTGTATTCCTACAGAATTTCTGTGAAGTTTGATACTGCTGTTATCACAAACCATTACTCTGAAACTTGTGGAATGGCAACTAGCCAGGATCTGACCTAATTGATTAAGTTACAATGTGGGTTACATTCTAAATACTGAAATTCAGCACTTGCTTTTATAGCACAATCATAACAGAAAGCACTCTCTATCTCCTTTGTTTGCCCACAACTTTAACACACAGATAAGAACCAGAGATTTTGATGTATTCAGAAGAGCACTCAAACCATTAGCTGGGGATATCTGGAGGACTGATAGGGCCTTCAGTCACTTACTCAGGATTTACTGAAGTTTCCATTTTTCAGCATCTCGATCAAAGTAAACACTTGATTGCAAGTGATTTCTGTAGACTACCACCACAGTGATAACTGCCATAAGCCAAATAAAATTCCTTTAGCATTCTGCCTCCTTAACAATTGGCTCAACTGCAAACAAAGCAGGTCCAGTCCCAATTTAAACAGGTTCTGGTGAGTTGTAATAACATGTGAAGATTTATATGGACAACTTCTGAATACTGGAAGCCATTGAAAGAGATGCATACAACTAAACTTACACAAGACAGCTGAGATCTGCCAAGTCATCAATGAAGTCAAACAACTGGCTGATATCATACGTAATGGATGGACTGTTGGGATTCATTCTCTTCAAATGCTCTTCATACATTTTACAGACtcctacagagaaaaaaagattgatAACACAGTAACACCAgtgctggggaaaacaaacaaaatctaaaaacaagaacaaaagaacaaaaaccaagcaCACTTTATTTGCTTGGAGTTTTTTGGGGGTCTTTGTGGTGTGTTTTTTGCTTATCTTCTCCATATATGGAGCCAGATATCAGGAAAGTTTATATGTGACtaccacaaaaaacaacattagTGTATGCAGATTTTACAGAGTTGAAATAcggtgtgtatatatatatatatatatatatacacacacacacacacacacatatatatatatatatgtatgtatatatatatatttgcatttaaacaCAATACCATAAAGCCAGGTAAGatgcatgaaaagaaacactATCATTATCTAGAACAAAAAGTATTAAGTTCTGTAGAACTTAATGTTCTACACAATAAGTTCCAACTGGAACCTGAAATTCTTTCTGATGACTTTAACAGAGCAATTGCTACATTGATTTCCATTGTACAAGCACCTGAGGAACAACTACTGTTATATAAAGCTGCTCGTGAAAAGATCATTCTTCATGAAAGCATCAAAAAGGATGAGTTGAGGTAAGAGTGACAGCACAAGCTTGTATATGAATTTACACAAGCTTTATTTATGCTTGTCTATAAATGATTCAGGTATATTTGAAAGTAAGGTAATACAGTGAGCATGGTGATTTCATGTGCTCTTTactatgtttttgtttgtccttGAAGGCTTATGGAGTTAATTTTTAACATTAAGAGAACTTTCACATTTTAAGTTGTAGTATTTCAATCTTCAGGCTCACTGAGTCTCTTAATGTCGGACAGGACTTTATTTCTGGGACGTATGCCACCAGCTTGCAAATTATTTATCAATTACACATATTTTGATATACTATCTCCAGTAGCAATCTTACCTTTACATGGCTAGCACAAAAAAATAGTGAGAGAGCTGGACTCTGatcctgaaatgaaatgcattcagACAGCTCTGTTGCACAGCCCCACCAAGAATATTGCCTACTCTGATGAACTGAACATGGTTCAATCTTGCTAAgccaaaaagagaaacaaagaataaCTATGTTTAATTTGCTAAAACattagtaaataaaaaaacaaacaaacaaacaaaacataagatacttttgtaatatttttattttccaagttaccttgggaaaacaaacagcagcttaTTCTCTTACTGAGAAAGCAAGGGAATATGTCAATTGGGATTTGAACAACAGTTTTAGATTCCAGTGTCTGCACCCACCTTCCATGCACTCATTCACCGATTCATAATCGGCGTATGTTCGGCCTTCTGGCCTCTTGGTAGGCTGCACAAGTAGAATTGTGtgagactgaaaaacaaaacaagaaaacaacacatttaaaaaataaataaataatggtaATGCAAAGTTTTTCATCTGGAGAAGAAGCAATAATTCTATTTCTGGCCATCACACCATTAAACAAACTGGGCAGTGTTCAATAACTGTTCCCAGTATTAATTTGTGGCACTTCTGCACATCTATGGCATGTAAATGTTAATTATGAGGACTAAGATGGCAAAGTCTTCTCAAAACTAACTaggcaaacaaacaacccccccaAAATAGCACACTTTTAAAACTCTGAGCAAGGACATAACATTTTCCAAGTAGTACTTCTCATGTAAGCTGTGCCAATAATAATTTCTGCTTCCAATCTGTCCTATCGGTTCTTACAGAACTGATTTTTAAAGTGTGTAAAATCACCAGTGAAGCAGCGATTgtgttggaaaaacaaacacagaaatagtaTCTTCTAcctaaagagaaaagcaagccAATACAGTTGGTGTATAAAAGCTATCCCACTAGTAGCATTTATTTACCATATTCCAAATGCAAGCTGAAAGTGTAAATTGAGTATCCTAACAAGAGAGCAAGGATAGAGTCCAAATTAATGCTGTTGTCTAAACACAAGGAGCTATTTTGAATTATTCAGCTGCAAGGTAACACAAATTATATAACAAATCTTTACTCAGTATTCAAGATTGTTTCCTGAGAAACAGATGTGCTGATGTTAACACTTCAGCAAGTCTACTGAAACTCTAATTATGGCACAGATAACCGCTCCAAATGTCAGCCTGCAAACTCTTCCTTCTGCAAGAAAGACTAATGATTGTATAGTCTGTAGCTTGCATTATTCCTCTAATAGTTTTCAGTTGGGTGCAGCAAGTATTTTAAGCAACCGTGTAACATTTCTGAAGCGTATGCAGTTTGTGATCTGATTTACAGGTTACATGTCACAAAGTCTGCAAGCACACCAGGAAACAGCATTTCTAGCACTGTTAATTGGATTCAATGCTTTCAGTGCTAATGTATGAAGTGAGTATGCAACCTGTACAGTTCACGTAGGCAACCACATTGTTAGACACACTGGAAATGTATAACTAAGCACATTACCGGGTTTAAACTGAGCAGCCTCCAGCAGAACAATCCTAACCCACGCTTTGGGCAGACGCCATTTCAGTGCTCAAATgcaatgacagaaataaaaatggcaaaTACTTACAAAGAATGTAGTTGGAAAGCTATACTAATTTTTATACCGCCACTGGTAACATTCCCATGCCT
Coding sequences within:
- the ERH gene encoding enhancer of rudimentary homolog, giving the protein MSHTILLVQPTKRPEGRTYADYESVNECMEGVCKMYEEHLKRMNPNSPSITYDISQLFDFIDDLADLSCLVYRADTQTYQPYNKDWIKEKIYVLLRRQAQQASK